A genome region from Taeniopygia guttata chromosome 5, bTaeGut7.mat, whole genome shotgun sequence includes the following:
- the CHRM5 gene encoding muscarinic acetylcholine receptor M5: MEVNLFSNSTVVNSSSINHKQLEGHSLWEVITIATVTAIVSLITIVGNILVMISFKVNSQLKTVNNYYLLSLACADLIIGIFSMNLYTSYILIGHWTLGSLACDLWLALDYVASNASVMNLLVISFDRYFSITRPLTYRAKRTPKRAGIMIGMAWLISFMLWAPVILCWQYFVGERTVPPEECQIQFLYEPIITFGTAIAAFYIPVSVMTILYCRIYKETEKRTKDLAELQGSESVAEYETIKPQKTLLKSCFSCKQQNLVKRERCQASWSSSSRSTSATAKASQAASTCMDWAKADQLTTCSSYASSEEEDKLAADSVFQVTYKSPSKSKAEEYNETTDVVVKDQPEESDFENQKYFLSPTKEHVQKSKKCVAYKFRLVVKADGTQEANSGCRKVKITPCSAALSKDPSIKSMDPNINNQITKRKRMVLIKERKAAQTLSAILLAFIITWTPYNIMVLISTFCSDCIPLTLWHLGYWLCYVNSTVNPICYALCNKTFRKTFKMLLFCQWKKKKVEEKLYWQGNTRLP, encoded by the coding sequence ATGGAAGTCAATTTATTCAGCAATTCTACTGTTGTAAACAGTTCATCCATCAACCATAAGCAGTTAGAAGGGCATAGCCTCTGGGAAGTCATTACTATTGCCACTGTAACTGCAATTGTAAGCTTAATAACCATAGTGGGAAATATCCTTGTAATGATATCCTTTAAGGTTAACAGTCAGCTCAAAACTGTCAACAATTATTATTTGCTCAGCCTTGCCTGTGCAGATCTTATCATTGGGATATTTTCTATGAACCTGTATACATCCTATATACTCATAGGCCATTGGACTCTTGGAAGCCTCGCTTGTGACCTGTGGCTAGCACTGGACTATGTAGCTAGCAATGCCTCAGTAATGAACCTCCTAGTCATCAGTTTTGACAGATATTTTTCCATCACAAGGCCTTTAACTTACAGGGCCAAGCGCACACCCAAAAGAGCTGGTATCATGATTGGTATGGCTTGGCTGATTTCCTTCATGTTGTGGGCACCTGTAATCTTGTGCTGGCAGTATTTTGTGGGTGAACGAACAGTACCACCTGAAGAGTGCCAGATACAGTTTCTATATGAGCCCATCATTACCTTTGGTACTGCAATTGCTGCTTTTTACATTCCTGTGTCTGTGATGACCATTCTGTACTGCCGCATTTATAAAGAGACCGAGAAACGCACCAAGGACCTCGCTGAACTGCAGGGCTCAGAGTCTGTGGCAGAGTATGAGACAATAAAGCCTCAGAAAACTCTCCTGAAGTCTTGCTTCAGTTGCAAGCAACAAAACTTAGTCAAAAGAGAGAGGTGCCAGGCCTCTTGGTCTTCATCTAGCCGAAGTACGTCAGCTACAGCGAAGGCCTCCCAGGCAGCGAGTACTTGTATGGACTGGGCTAAGGCTGACCAGTTAACCACTTGCAGCAGCTACGCATCATCGGAAGAGGAGGATAAACTTGCTGCTGACTCAGTTTTCCAAGTAACTTACAAAAGTCCATCTAAAAGTAAGGCAGAAGAGTATAATGAGACTACAGACGTTGTTGTCAAAGACCAGCCTGAAGAAAGTGATTTTGAGAACCAGAAATACTTTTTGTCACCTACCAAAGAACACgtacaaaaaagtaaaaaatgtgtGGCCTATAAATTCCGTTTGGTGGTTAAGGCTGATGGCACCCAGGAAGCCAACAGTGGTTGCCGGAAAGTAAAAATAACTCcttgttctgctgctctgtcaAAGGACCCTTCCATCAAAAGCATGGATCCAAATATAAATAACCAAATCACCAAAAGGAAACGGATGGTTCTTATAAAGGAGCGCAAAGCAGCACAGACTTTAAGCGCCATTCTTTTGGCATTTATAATCACATGGACTCCCTATAATATCATGGTTTTGATCTCCACATTTTGCTCAGACTGCATTCCCCTGACACTGTGGCACCTTGGATACTGGCTGTGCTATGTGAACAGCACTGTTAACCCCATTTGTTATGCCCTCTGTAATAAAACTTTCAGGAAGACTTTTAAGATGCTTCTTTTCTgccagtggaaaaagaaaaaagtggaaGAGAAACTATACTGGCAGGGCAATACCAGACTACCATAA
- the LOC116808484 gene encoding fibrinogen-like protein 1-like protein has protein sequence MPLRSSAGFMLLLLSQCTVSLGTGEAVVLANAHLLPQRDYERLGNANEKDYPRDCFEILQHSKGNSRDGLYIIQPKEEPIVVFCNMQDGGWTVIQHITANSTVDFDRTWQDYKYGFGSVHENHWLGNEYMHQLTGGSVQYILGIKLVNLNAEVKWGQYEPFLIEGEESHYRIRVGLYKGNATDALTLDTEAYLHDNQKFTTKDRDNDNYFMNCAKLELNGIPGGGWWYDACAGANLNRRNVIYWQKDCSKQHPCKFAWMMIKPIEHHQSPPTKACPCQKVEL, from the exons ATGCCACTGAGGAGCTCAGCAGGATTCATGCTGCTCTTGCTCTCTCAGTGCACTGTGTCCCTGGGCACCGGAGAGGCAGTGGTCCTGGCTAATGCCCACCTCCTCCCCCAGAGGGACTATGAGAGACTGGGAAACGCCAATGAAAAAG acTATCCAAGGGATTGTTTTGAGATTTTACAGCATTCCAAAGGAAATTCCAGAGATGGCCTTTACATCATCCAACCAAAAGAGGAACCAATTGTTGTCTTTTGTAACATGCAGGATGGTGGCTGGACAGTAATCCAGCACATTACAGCCAACAGCACTGTTGACTTTGACAGGACTTGGCAGGACTACAAATATGGATTTGGCTCGGTTCATGAGAACCACTGGTTAGGAAATGAATACATGCATCAGTTAACTGGCGGCTCAGTGCAATATATACTTGGAATTAAACTTGTGAATCTAAATGCTGAAGTCAAATGGGGACAGTATGAGCCATTCCTGATTGAGGGGGAAGAGTCTCATTATCGAATCAGGGTTGGTCTTTACAAAGGCAACGCCACTGATGCGCTGACCCTGGACACGGAAGCTTATCTCCATGACAACCAGAAGTTCACCACCAAGGACAGAGACAACGACAACTACTTTATGAATTGTGCTAAGCTGGAACTCAATGGCATTCCCGGGGGAGGCTGGTGGTACGACGCATGTGCTGGGGCAAATCTAAACCGCAGGAATGTGATATACTGGCAAAAAGACTGCAGCAAGCAGCACCCCTGCAAGTTTGCATGGATGATGATCAAACCCATCGAGCACCACCAGTCACCCCCTACCAAGGCCTGCCCCTGTCAGAAAGTTGAACTGTAG